One genomic segment of Oncorhynchus masou masou isolate Uvic2021 chromosome 16, UVic_Omas_1.1, whole genome shotgun sequence includes these proteins:
- the LOC135557225 gene encoding galectin-3-like, with the protein MPRFPGNPNTPCWPGQQPSQQAPGPAQNWPGPQSSQPSPAPAQNWNWPVPQPSKPSPAPAQNWPGTQPQHTHPAPTHPCQPCWPGPQPQPPQPTPQPYQPPASIQAQAQGPSQPSPPGWPVPGFNPGVNPGSGWPFGPGQDPGVQSSWPDQDPGGFPPATQWNPTPTGQNVPYNLNLQRGIYDKMMLTIMGQVKPNAKQFTVNFLRGNDIAFHLNSRFNEGGKQAVVRNHKMGEHWGKEERHTQGRFPFMAGQSFEMKILVTSGEFKVAVNGTQLFEFKHRIRELNQIDHINILHDVILTSVNVDTIP; encoded by the exons ATGCCTCGCTTCCCTGGGAACCCGAACACCCCCTGCTGGCCTGGGCAACAGCCATCCCAACAAGCCCCAGGTCCAGCCCAAAACTGGCCTGGGCCACAGTCATCACAAccatccccagctccagcccaAAACTGGAACTGGCCTGTTCCTCAACCATCCAAAccatccccagctccagcccaAAACTGGCCTGGTACTCAACCACAACATACCCATCCAGCCCCAACCCATCCCTGCCAGCCGTGCTGGCCTggaccccagccccagcctccccagcctacACCCCAGCCTTATCAACCTCCAGCCTCAATTCAAGCCCAGGCTCAGGGCCCCAGCCAGCCCAGTCCCCCAGGGTGGCCAGTCCCAGGCTTTAACCCAGGCGTTAACCCAGGGTCTGGATGGCCATTCGGCCCTGGTCAGGACCCAGGTGTACAATCTAGTTGGCCTGATCAGGACCCAGGTGGCTTCCCACCTGCTACACAGTGGAATCCGACACCAACTGgacag AATGTGCCCTACAACCTGAACCTACAAAGAGGCATCTACGACAAGATGATGCTCACCATCATGGGCCAGGTCAAACCAAACGCTAAGCA GTTCACAGTGAACTTTCTGCGAGGTAATGACATCGCCTTCCACCTCAACTCTCGGTTTAATGAGGGGGGCAAGCAGGCAGTGGTGAGGAACCACAAGATGGGAGAGCactgggggaaggaggagaggcacACACAGGGACGCTTCCCCTTCATGGCCGGTCAGTCCTTCGAG ATGAAGATTTTGGTTACGTCTGGCGAGTTTAAGGTGGCTGTGAACGGAACTCAGCTGTTTGAGTTTAAACACCGCATCAGAGAACTCAACCAGATCGATCACATCAACATCCTCCATGATGTCATCCTCACCTCTGTCAACGTAGACACGATACCATGA